The Sphingobacteriales bacterium genomic interval GAAGTTTTCGATACAACTCATTTCCCTGACTCACTGCGAAAATATCCCTACCGTGGTAGCGGAATGTATTTACTTGAGGGAATTGTAGCTGAAGAATTCGGCTATGCTACCATCAATGTGGAAAAACAGGCTAAACTGCCATTAATCCCTGATCCGAGGGAAAAAGACGAAAAATGAAGGTCAGCTCATCATAAAACACGCTTAGGGTAAGAATTTATAGAGTCGGAATTCATTATTACTGTATATCAATTTATTACGGGAAGGAAAGGCTTTCAGGTAAATAATCAGTGCAGAGTCTGGTAATTCAGTAGTATTTTCAAGGAAGTAATTGACTTTGTATTTTTTATAAAGATAATCAAGGCGAAATGGATTTCTTTCTTTGGAATTATTGGCAAGACCATAGCGGTTTGTATAGAGAGACAATGCTCTTGGCTTTTTGAAAACGATCACTGCATCTTCAGGAGTATTTTCAGTAATATAGCTGAAAATTTCCTGTGCAGAAGCCTGTTCTGTCCCGGAAGGATAATCTTTCGTTTCAATATGCCAGACAATTCCCGGATAGTACAATACAAGCAGCAATACCGGAATAAGAAACTGAACTTTTAACCATTTCTTATTTAAAAAGCGTGATAACCAAAGCATTCCATAATAAAAATAGATGAATAAAAAGGGCATTACCGGCAACAGATACCTGAAACCCGGGTTGGCCGGATAAATCAGAAGAATGAAAACAGTCAGGGAAAAGAGCCAGTCGGTTAGCTGAACCGATTTCCTGATTTTATTGACTAATCCTATCAACATGAGTATGGTAAAAATGTAATAAAAAAGCAGCTGTATGCCATGGGTGATTTTTTTGAAAGTAAAAAACCATTGGAACCAATCGAGGTAATTTTTTACATTTTTGAGGATTACCGTGTTGACATCATGCTGAAGAAAGTAACTGAGGTAACCTCCTTCAGCAGGTTTGGGAAAAGCAATTTTTTTGATGATAAAAAATGTAGCAAATGAAGTTACGACTACTACTGCTGAAAAAATAAACTGCTTTGAAAAATCGAATCTTGAAGATTTTTTATTAAAAAACCCGAAAATTCCGGGAATAAGATTAGCCAAAACAGCAAGGGGAAAAACAATACCTATCGATCTGATATTCATCAGAAAACCAATTAAAAGTCCCATCAGCAGGGCGAAACGAATGCTATAATCCCTGTGTTTTTCAAACTGATAAATCAGAAAGAAAAAGAAGGCAATGAAGGGAATATCAGACAGGACATATTGCTTGAAATCAAGAGTAAAGCGGTGATAAACAATCAATAGTACCATTAGTACAGATATCCACACGGGAATATATTTCCTGAAGAAATAGAATAAACTGATACCGGCAAGCACTAAAAAAATGGTCATATAAACGGAAAAAGCCTTAAAATTAAGGCCAAATATCAAATAAACAGGTACCAGCAAAATACTGAAGCCCACTGACACATTGGCAATCATAACCGGATTATCTTCATTGTAAACCAGGCGGGTATCCTGAGGACTCTGGCATTCGGCAATTTTTTTTGCCTGATGGAGGTATAGGGCAAAATCATCTCCCCAGTCGGTGTAGCCGTGAATATTGATAAAAAACAGCGGCAATAACAGGATGAGCAAAATGACTACAGGATTCAGGCTATTGATCCTGATTTTGACTACCGTAAAAATTTGGTTCACGTTTTTCACGTACAATATATTTAGGTCGTTGCTTGATTTCCATGAACATTTTACCTATGTATTCACCCAGAATTCCGATCGTAATCAACTGAATGCCACCAAGAAATAAAACTGAAATCAGGATGGATGTCCAGCCGGGCAGCGCATTGTGCAGCATAAATTTAGCAATCAATGCATAAATGATATAAACAAAAGCAATAACAGACACCAAAATCCCTGAAAGAGTAGCAATACGCAACGGGCGGACTGAAAAAGAGGTAATGCCGTTTATGGCAAGGCTGATCATTTTTTTCAAAGTAAATTTTGTTTTACCACTGAATCGTTTATCTGCCTCATAGTCCACTACAAAACTTTTAAAACCCGTCCATTGAACCATTCCCCGTAAAAAGAGGAAATACTCATTCATGTTTTTAAGTTCGTTCACCACTTTGCGGTCGAGCAGGCGAAAATCGGAAACCCCTTCCTCTATCCTTGTGTCCGAAATAGAATTAATAAAAGAATAATAAAGCCGTGAGGTCAGGTTTTTGAGAAAACCTGCATGATGATTGGCTTTTCGTCTGGCGTAAACAATGTCGTAACCTAATTTCCAATGCCGGTAAAAATCAGCCAGAATATCAGGAGGATGCTGCAGATCAGCATCCATGCTGACAACGGCCTGTCCGGCAGCTGCATCCAGTCCTGCCTTGATAGCATATTGATGCCCGAAATTTCTTGTAAAACGTATTCCTCTGACTTCCGGATGGTCATCAGCCAGGCAGTTGATACTCCCCCAGGTTGAATCGGTACTCCCATCATCAACAAAAATAATTTCAAAGCTGGTTCTGATTTTTTCTCTGAACACCCTGCTGACTTCCTGAAAAAGTTTGTCAATGTTTTTATCTTCATTGAATACAGGAACGACTATGCTTATTTCAGGAATTTCCCTCATCTGACAGTGTCGATTTTTTGTAAAAACATATTTTCTATGATAAAATACAATAAAATTGCCAGTGC includes:
- a CDS encoding glycosyltransferase family 2 protein, whose protein sequence is MREIPEISIVVPVFNEDKNIDKLFQEVSRVFREKIRTSFEIIFVDDGSTDSTWGSINCLADDHPEVRGIRFTRNFGHQYAIKAGLDAAAGQAVVSMDADLQHPPDILADFYRHWKLGYDIVYARRKANHHAGFLKNLTSRLYYSFINSISDTRIEEGVSDFRLLDRKVVNELKNMNEYFLFLRGMVQWTGFKSFVVDYEADKRFSGKTKFTLKKMISLAINGITSFSVRPLRIATLSGILVSVIAFVYIIYALIAKFMLHNALPGWTSILISVLFLGGIQLITIGILGEYIGKMFMEIKQRPKYIVREKREPNFYGSQNQDQ